A single window of Anaerocolumna chitinilytica DNA harbors:
- a CDS encoding carbohydrate-binding protein, with amino-acid sequence MNKRNKYIAFFCILSMLFEMIGIQQVKAAAGSYLLSLGRPAYASTANGGDVPARATDEDINTAWGASWNVDNQWIDVDLGASAKIDRVVLSWQSPNTYATQYQIQVSNDEVNWQTIYTQNNGTGGVRVPDVNGNNYCVEDLTVSGNGRYVRMYAAKCVTGYGVALRDYKIYGTGGITLPPKNTVNLALNKQVTVSSFLQPWWSKDANGNVTVPLTGAQAVDGNQSTYWLSDTTGDPNTQWMYVDLGQVYTIGEIDITWDAEFGRVYDIQVSNDAQSWTTVYRQLHGTGEAENIPLYATARYVRMQGIAMGRGSGYSIHEFKVLQYVTGDPHTTYTIGALPTPQTVTVGQGSYLTNDTTLAQPRDPKYITSNIKGPIPSNDWWTSVIYKRLSDGMAALPLMYQYYDTGLGFYYASKLFTAPNDGGMDTKCNNMDLYISTSSIVNTPVAKLDAYGDYSATIVFSDNDTPKMRNTLIKGSPYIYSTFTDPASVEVSGTTIVGLFDDNNKAILAKDGDTVTADHIGIEVTNTDTAPVTDTLIHDYGIFAPEGTVFTRVGSKIKISLGGGQNYMVVGVLPARSDLRYAYQHAYAFVTNTSVSYRYEEASANVVTTYTNTVDLKRTGFSSNSLMTLFPTQWKYTTAGLTNLSYTSARGTMKVLEGNAFTTTNKFYGITPSFGEPTESGSYSRTQMMNYLNTFKASVTKDYWVADPYWEGKKMHPLSMAILISQQLGEYEMRDEFISILRKILVNWLTYDGSEDYPYYMYYSSDWGTLIGQGGDHGMGINLSDHHFLWGYFTFAAGVVASYDKDFVNNYGGMVEQLLRDAQNPYRNDTIYPWMRNFDPYEGHSWAGGYGDNQSSNNQESSSEATFAWAGEYLWGLATGNNTYRDAGIWGFTLEVNAIEQYWFDYDQDNWASDYDPGVTGMVWGNAYTYGTYFSGNPSCIYGIHWLPVSPVLTYLGYKPAVAARINSDYRRDENDYQAKLAAQGTPNADPEGWFHITWPFEALSDPQAVINKWDDSKLPDDERFNSYWFVQNMAAKGNRATDIWSSNWTGYQVFKKGNQYSAVIWNPTDSTKFVQFCNSNGNIGSAYVPAKATLTVNPFINNGVPSLTIPAAVADPAPIAIPGLVEAENYYTNFSCMTESCSEGGLSLAYIDSGDSALYDVNVQTEGDYTFSVRAINNSSAQGQIQLKSNLSGSAVLSTVDIPVTGSWTTFTGTVHLKAGKQRLRLLFSKGGFNLNWFSILSGNATKVQNPVITPATGTYTAAQTITISEPTEGAAIYYTTNGTVPSKTNGTLYTGTFTVSATTTVKAIAYKTGMTDSDVTTSVITIAAVSQSLKIEAENYTAMSGVAAEPCADNGGGQNIGYIDTDDWMDYAVNIPAAGTYTVDYRVMGWNTAAQIQLKQGSTTLAATGVNTNNTWNTVTSATFTLQAGVQTIRVYAGGGGFNLNWLEFKPVSQAQKAATPVITPATGTYAAAQSVTITDGTSGVTVRFTTDGTNPSETVGTVYSGAFTISSTATVKAIAYKSGMTASDIATSVITISSAPVSLKVEAENYSSMSGVANEPCSDTGGGQNVGYIDTGDWMDYSITVATAGTYTVDYRVNGWNTGAQIQLMKDGNVLATTGTNTGDVWSTITSGNFSLTAGTYTIRIYSSGGGFNLNWMEFKLQGAAAKVAAPVITPASGSYGSVQTVTITDATQGAAIYYTTDGSTPSKTNGTLYTGTFTVSATTTVKAIASKIGMTDSDITSSVITITSGTVSVLVEAENYTAMSGVASEPCTDAGGGQNVGYLDTADWMDYSINITSSGTYTADFRVKGWDGGAQIQLIKDGSVLATVNTNTGDIWATVTSGTFSLTAGTYTIRTYISGGGFNLNWMKFIKA; translated from the coding sequence ATGAATAAAAGAAATAAGTATATCGCTTTTTTTTGTATACTAAGTATGCTTTTTGAAATGATAGGGATTCAGCAGGTAAAGGCGGCTGCAGGCTCTTACCTTTTATCACTGGGCAGACCTGCTTATGCATCAACAGCCAATGGCGGAGATGTGCCTGCTAGAGCGACGGATGAGGATATTAATACAGCTTGGGGAGCATCCTGGAACGTAGATAACCAATGGATAGATGTAGACCTGGGTGCTTCAGCGAAGATTGACAGGGTAGTATTATCCTGGCAAAGTCCTAATACCTATGCGACACAGTATCAAATACAAGTATCTAATGATGAAGTAAACTGGCAGACCATCTATACACAGAACAATGGTACCGGAGGTGTCAGAGTTCCGGATGTGAATGGAAATAATTATTGTGTGGAAGATCTGACGGTTAGCGGCAACGGACGATATGTAAGAATGTATGCGGCAAAATGCGTTACGGGATATGGCGTTGCTCTTCGTGATTATAAGATTTACGGAACCGGAGGCATCACACTTCCACCTAAGAATACAGTAAATCTTGCCCTGAATAAGCAGGTTACGGTTTCGTCCTTTTTACAACCCTGGTGGTCAAAAGATGCCAATGGCAATGTTACGGTTCCCTTAACAGGTGCCCAGGCGGTGGATGGGAATCAGTCCACTTACTGGCTGTCGGATACCACAGGCGATCCTAATACTCAGTGGATGTATGTGGACCTCGGACAGGTTTATACCATTGGAGAGATAGATATTACCTGGGACGCAGAATTCGGAAGAGTGTATGACATACAGGTATCAAATGATGCGCAGAGCTGGACTACTGTTTACCGTCAGCTCCATGGAACCGGAGAGGCAGAGAACATTCCCCTCTATGCTACGGCACGGTATGTAAGAATGCAGGGAATTGCAATGGGAAGAGGCTCCGGTTATTCTATTCATGAATTTAAGGTGCTGCAATATGTAACAGGAGACCCTCATACCACCTATACCATAGGAGCTTTGCCCACGCCTCAGACAGTGACTGTTGGACAGGGCAGTTATCTAACCAATGATACTACCCTGGCACAGCCAAGAGACCCTAAATATATCACAAGCAATATAAAGGGACCGATTCCCTCCAACGACTGGTGGACCTCCGTTATCTACAAGCGCCTTAGTGACGGAATGGCGGCCCTGCCTTTAATGTATCAGTATTATGACACAGGACTTGGATTCTATTATGCCAGCAAGCTCTTTACAGCTCCAAATGATGGTGGAATGGATACGAAATGCAATAATATGGATTTGTATATCAGTACAAGCAGTATCGTAAATACGCCGGTGGCAAAGCTGGACGCTTATGGCGATTATTCCGCGACTATTGTCTTTAGTGATAATGACACGCCAAAGATGAGGAATACCTTAATTAAAGGCTCACCTTATATATATAGCACTTTTACCGATCCGGCTTCTGTAGAGGTCTCAGGTACTACAATTGTAGGTCTGTTTGATGATAACAATAAAGCAATTCTTGCAAAGGACGGCGATACTGTTACAGCGGATCATATCGGTATTGAGGTAACCAACACCGATACGGCACCGGTAACGGATACATTAATTCATGATTATGGCATATTTGCACCGGAGGGTACCGTATTTACCAGAGTGGGAAGTAAGATAAAGATAAGCCTTGGAGGCGGCCAGAACTATATGGTTGTGGGAGTGCTTCCCGCCAGGTCGGATTTACGTTATGCTTACCAGCATGCCTATGCCTTTGTAACAAATACTTCAGTATCCTACCGTTACGAAGAAGCTTCCGCAAATGTTGTTACCACCTACACCAATACGGTAGATTTAAAACGAACAGGTTTTTCCTCAAATTCCCTCATGACGCTGTTTCCTACCCAATGGAAATACACCACTGCAGGACTGACGAATTTAAGTTATACCTCTGCAAGAGGTACCATGAAAGTACTTGAGGGAAATGCCTTTACTACAACGAATAAATTCTATGGAATTACACCATCCTTTGGTGAACCTACGGAATCCGGCTCTTATAGCCGTACACAGATGATGAATTATCTGAATACCTTTAAGGCAAGTGTCACGAAGGATTATTGGGTGGCAGATCCTTACTGGGAAGGGAAGAAGATGCATCCGCTGTCAATGGCCATCCTTATCTCTCAGCAGCTGGGCGAATACGAAATGAGGGATGAATTCATCAGTATTTTAAGAAAAATTCTGGTAAACTGGCTGACTTATGACGGCTCAGAGGACTATCCTTACTATATGTACTATTCCTCTGACTGGGGAACTTTGATAGGACAGGGCGGAGATCATGGAATGGGTATTAATCTGTCAGACCATCATTTCCTGTGGGGGTATTTTACCTTTGCGGCAGGAGTGGTTGCCTCTTATGATAAAGACTTTGTGAATAATTATGGCGGAATGGTTGAGCAGTTATTAAGGGATGCACAAAATCCTTACAGGAATGATACCATATATCCCTGGATGAGAAACTTTGATCCTTACGAAGGACATTCCTGGGCAGGCGGATATGGAGACAATCAGAGCAGTAACAATCAGGAATCCTCTTCCGAGGCAACCTTTGCCTGGGCAGGAGAGTATCTGTGGGGACTGGCTACCGGAAATAATACTTACAGAGATGCGGGAATCTGGGGATTTACCCTGGAGGTAAATGCCATAGAACAATACTGGTTTGACTATGACCAGGATAACTGGGCAAGTGACTATGACCCGGGCGTTACCGGAATGGTCTGGGGAAATGCCTATACCTACGGAACGTATTTTTCCGGAAATCCAAGCTGTATCTATGGAATCCACTGGCTGCCGGTTTCTCCGGTATTAACTTACCTGGGATATAAACCTGCTGTCGCTGCCAGAATTAACAGTGACTACAGAAGGGATGAAAACGATTATCAGGCGAAGCTGGCAGCTCAGGGAACGCCAAATGCCGATCCGGAAGGGTGGTTTCATATTACCTGGCCTTTTGAAGCACTCTCAGATCCCCAAGCGGTTATCAATAAATGGGATGACAGTAAACTGCCGGATGATGAGAGATTTAACTCTTATTGGTTTGTACAGAATATGGCGGCAAAAGGAAACCGTGCCACCGATATTTGGTCAAGTAACTGGACCGGTTACCAGGTATTTAAAAAGGGAAACCAGTACAGTGCGGTCATCTGGAATCCCACCGATTCTACTAAATTTGTACAGTTTTGCAACAGTAACGGCAATATCGGCTCAGCTTATGTACCTGCGAAAGCAACATTGACGGTAAATCCTTTTATTAATAATGGAGTACCTTCACTAACGATTCCGGCGGCAGTAGCTGATCCGGCACCCATTGCAATTCCGGGGTTAGTTGAGGCAGAAAACTATTATACGAACTTTAGTTGTATGACTGAGAGCTGTTCTGAGGGAGGTTTAAGCCTTGCTTATATTGATTCGGGAGATTCAGCGCTTTATGATGTAAATGTACAGACGGAAGGAGACTATACATTTTCTGTCAGAGCTATTAATAACAGCAGCGCACAGGGACAGATTCAATTGAAGTCAAATCTTAGCGGCAGTGCGGTACTATCAACAGTAGACATTCCTGTCACCGGCAGCTGGACGACTTTTACGGGAACTGTTCATTTGAAGGCAGGTAAACAAAGACTGAGACTTCTCTTTAGCAAAGGTGGTTTTAATCTGAATTGGTTCTCTATTCTTTCAGGGAATGCTACAAAGGTTCAGAATCCGGTAATTACACCGGCTACCGGAACTTATACGGCAGCACAAACCATAACAATATCGGAACCGACAGAAGGTGCGGCTATCTATTATACGACCAACGGAACAGTTCCCTCAAAGACAAATGGGACATTATATACGGGAACTTTCACCGTATCAGCTACCACAACGGTAAAAGCCATTGCCTATAAAACAGGAATGACGGATTCGGATGTAACAACCTCCGTAATTACCATAGCTGCAGTGTCCCAATCTCTTAAGATAGAAGCAGAAAATTATACCGCCATGAGCGGCGTTGCAGCAGAACCCTGTGCAGACAATGGCGGAGGACAGAATATAGGATATATTGATACCGATGACTGGATGGATTATGCAGTAAATATCCCTGCTGCAGGCACCTATACCGTAGATTACAGGGTAATGGGCTGGAACACGGCGGCACAGATTCAGTTGAAACAAGGAAGTACAACTCTAGCCGCAACGGGAGTGAACACGAACAATACCTGGAATACCGTAACTTCAGCAACTTTTACATTACAAGCTGGAGTTCAGACAATAAGAGTGTATGCAGGAGGCGGTGGGTTCAACCTGAATTGGCTGGAATTTAAGCCTGTGTCTCAGGCACAGAAAGCAGCTACCCCGGTGATTACCCCTGCTACAGGAACTTATGCAGCAGCGCAGAGTGTAACCATTACCGACGGAACGAGCGGAGTAACCGTGCGTTTTACGACGGATGGAACCAACCCTTCAGAAACTGTTGGGACAGTATATTCCGGAGCCTTTACTATATCCTCTACAGCAACTGTGAAGGCCATCGCATACAAATCAGGAATGACAGCTTCCGATATCGCCACATCTGTAATTACCATATCTTCCGCACCGGTGTCACTGAAAGTTGAGGCAGAGAACTATAGCAGTATGAGTGGCGTGGCAAATGAACCCTGCAGTGATACGGGTGGCGGACAGAATGTGGGATATATTGATACCGGCGATTGGATGGATTACAGCATCACAGTTGCAACCGCTGGAACCTATACCGTTGATTACCGAGTAAATGGCTGGAATACAGGAGCACAGATTCAGCTGATGAAGGATGGGAATGTACTTGCAACTACCGGTACCAATACGGGAGATGTGTGGTCAACTATAACTTCCGGAAACTTTTCGTTAACAGCCGGTACCTACACTATAAGAATATACAGCAGCGGCGGAGGGTTCAATCTCAATTGGATGGAATTTAAGTTACAGGGAGCGGCTGCAAAGGTGGCAGCTCCGGTAATTACTCCGGCTTCTGGGTCCTATGGTTCGGTTCAGACGGTAACAATTACAGATGCAACCCAAGGTGCAGCAATATACTATACTACAGACGGTTCAACTCCCTCAAAGACAAACGGAACATTATATACAGGGACTTTTACAGTCTCAGCCACAACTACAGTGAAAGCAATTGCCAGCAAAATCGGTATGACAGATTCGGATATTACTTCGTCAGTTATTACAATCACTTCCGGAACGGTATCTGTCCTGGTAGAAGCAGAGAATTACACAGCTATGAGTGGTGTGGCATCTGAGCCCTGTACGGATGCTGGCGGCGGGCAAAATGTAGGGTATCTGGATACCGCAGACTGGATGGATTATAGTATCAATATTACCAGCTCGGGAACCTATACTGCCGATTTTAGAGTAAAAGGATGGGATGGGGGAGCACAAATACAGTTAATAAAAGATGGCAGTGTATTGGCTACCGTTAATACCAATACCGGAGATATATGGGCGACTGTTACAAGCGGGACTTTTAGCTTAACTGCAGGTACTTATACCATTAGAACATATATCAGCGGCGGTGGATTTAATTTGAATTGGATGAAATTTATAAAAGCATGA
- a CDS encoding diguanylate cyclase codes for MNERILIVDDNKNNLRLLQNILEDEDFEIYATVDSTEVVDLAVKVKPSAILLDVMMPILDGFEVCSLLKQEPLARDIPVIIVTAKTETQDLKTAFDLGAFDYIKKPIDEIEVISRVKSALRFKAQQDKLTEMASRDGLTGLFNHALLIDLFEKELLKAKRNKSSLTFIMMDIDYFKKVNDNYGHLAGDLILKQVAEILTNSVRSSDIAGRYGGEEFGLVLPETNVSNACLVGEKIRSAVEENHFDIGNESIQITISIGIYSKEPEESIDSKEMIKRADEALYKAKTNGRNRVELG; via the coding sequence ATGAACGAAAGAATTTTAATTGTAGATGATAATAAGAATAATTTAAGATTGCTCCAAAATATTCTGGAAGATGAAGATTTTGAGATTTATGCTACTGTCGACAGTACCGAAGTTGTGGATTTGGCTGTCAAAGTAAAACCTTCTGCTATCCTACTGGATGTCATGATGCCCATACTCGATGGCTTTGAAGTCTGTTCTCTATTAAAACAGGAGCCATTGGCTAGGGATATTCCGGTAATAATTGTTACGGCAAAAACAGAGACTCAGGATTTGAAAACAGCATTTGATTTAGGCGCCTTTGATTATATTAAAAAACCAATTGATGAAATTGAGGTTATATCGCGGGTAAAGTCTGCTCTCCGTTTCAAAGCCCAACAGGACAAATTAACAGAGATGGCTTCTCGAGATGGTTTAACCGGTTTATTTAATCATGCTCTTTTGATTGATCTTTTTGAAAAGGAACTTCTGAAAGCAAAACGCAATAAAAGCAGCCTAACCTTTATCATGATGGATATTGACTATTTCAAAAAAGTTAATGATAACTATGGTCATTTGGCTGGAGACCTGATTCTCAAACAAGTTGCTGAAATCCTCACAAATTCCGTCAGGAGCAGCGATATCGCCGGCAGATATGGTGGTGAAGAGTTCGGACTTGTGCTCCCTGAAACCAATGTTTCTAATGCCTGTCTGGTAGGTGAAAAAATACGTTCTGCTGTGGAAGAAAACCATTTTGATATTGGCAATGAATCCATACAGATAACCATTAGTATCGGTATTTATTCCAAAGAACCGGAAGAATCTATTGATTCAAAGGAAATGATTAAAAGAGCAGATGAAGCTCTTTATAAGGCTAAGACAAATGGCAGGAATAGAGTAGAGCTAGGATAA
- a CDS encoding response regulator, with protein sequence MTKKILLVEDNPNNMRLIKQLMEDIDESIELICADCGKTALQLAADTSFKLVLMDISLPDMNGITVTNKLKEYPQLKETPFIAVTAYAMSQDEESFRMTFDDYISKPIDDDIFTDKINHWIQG encoded by the coding sequence ATGACAAAAAAAATTCTGCTAGTTGAAGATAACCCTAATAATATGCGGCTTATCAAGCAGCTTATGGAAGATATAGATGAGAGCATTGAATTAATATGCGCAGACTGCGGAAAAACAGCTTTGCAGCTTGCTGCTGATACTTCCTTTAAGCTGGTATTAATGGATATCTCGCTTCCTGATATGAATGGAATAACCGTAACCAATAAATTAAAGGAATATCCCCAGTTGAAAGAAACTCCTTTTATTGCAGTCACTGCTTATGCTATGTCCCAGGATGAAGAAAGCTTTCGGATGACCTTTGATGACTATATCTCCAAACCAATTGATGATGATATATTTACAGATAAAATAAACCACTGGATACAGGGATGA
- a CDS encoding response regulator, with amino-acid sequence MFHKFKLSQKLYFGFGIVVVSMIFLLGYTYFNYNKQVDAVNLNLHTYQVMHEADGILESMLSMETSARGFALTGNEDFLEPFQSAITDYEQHFSTIKNLTSDNTSQQVRLEKLQTKYEAWYQWESGKIIEGRKKVNSGQMSLDEIIVIAKTNIGKKQMDGIRLLVKDINKEEQRLLDIRNRNLRDTQKTTAYAIIIGGLLTSLIAIFISLFTARGISKPVGLLISATQEITEKNYHSTIDLKTDKELDILINRFNEMQRAILLREEELEKKNELLKAQMAEVNEANRLKSQFLANMSHELRTPLNSIIGFTTRVIKKSGDSLPETQKENLGIVKEEASHLLELINGLLDYSKIESGKMEVHIEPFNLVKVLTEVYLMTNTLADGKNIDYIQDISGYENALITSDRIKIKQIMINLLSNAFKYSDKGTVSLSLNQENDLYSIKVTDQGIGISPENLDNIFDEFRQVDGSYTRKVGGTGLGLSITKKLIEMLGGKITVTSTLNEGSCFTVTLPVNYNENYKPLDDHLEIRPIKTGKRVVCIDDDFNVQRLYTQYLTEHNFEVIRFNGQEDVVDKIIELMPDVIILDIILPYKDGWEILSELKNNIKTKKIPVIMASVLSEKNLAYRMKADEYLIKPVTQEELIDTITRTITNMADADILIADDDPNFLSLMEQFLKEESLTYRFAMDGEEAIKQVKQKKPDVLILDLMMPKKDGFTVLDEIRNSPGISDTPVIIVTSKDLTNKEKEELSLHAGMVIQKSGVIIEQVMDVLLAKIKEKSNNDKKNSAS; translated from the coding sequence TTGTTTCATAAATTTAAGCTCAGCCAAAAGCTATATTTTGGCTTCGGAATAGTCGTAGTCAGTATGATATTCCTGCTTGGTTATACCTATTTCAATTACAACAAGCAGGTGGATGCTGTTAATCTAAACTTGCATACTTATCAGGTAATGCATGAAGCCGACGGTATTTTAGAAAGCATGCTGAGTATGGAAACCAGTGCCAGGGGCTTTGCCCTTACAGGTAATGAAGATTTTCTGGAACCATTTCAAAGTGCAATAACAGATTATGAGCAGCATTTTAGTACTATTAAAAACTTAACAAGTGACAATACCTCTCAGCAGGTAAGACTAGAGAAATTACAAACAAAATATGAAGCCTGGTATCAATGGGAATCCGGGAAGATTATTGAAGGAAGAAAAAAAGTTAATTCCGGACAAATGTCTTTGGATGAAATTATTGTAATAGCAAAAACAAACATCGGAAAAAAACAAATGGATGGTATCCGGCTGCTCGTAAAAGATATTAATAAAGAAGAACAGCGACTGCTTGACATTCGAAACCGTAATTTGAGAGATACCCAAAAAACCACGGCTTATGCAATCATAATAGGTGGTCTCTTAACTTCCTTGATTGCAATATTTATATCCCTCTTTACTGCCAGAGGAATCTCAAAGCCGGTAGGACTTCTTATTAGCGCCACACAGGAAATAACGGAAAAGAATTATCATTCGACTATTGACCTGAAAACAGACAAAGAATTAGACATTCTTATAAATCGTTTTAATGAAATGCAAAGAGCTATACTGCTTCGGGAAGAAGAATTGGAGAAAAAAAATGAATTGTTAAAAGCCCAGATGGCTGAGGTTAACGAAGCCAACCGACTTAAGAGCCAGTTTCTGGCAAACATGTCCCATGAGCTTAGAACACCGTTAAACTCCATCATCGGCTTTACCACTCGTGTTATAAAAAAGAGTGGTGACAGTTTGCCGGAAACACAAAAAGAGAACCTTGGTATTGTAAAGGAAGAGGCTTCCCACCTCCTGGAGCTTATAAATGGTCTTTTAGATTATTCGAAGATTGAATCCGGAAAAATGGAAGTTCATATTGAACCCTTTAATCTTGTAAAAGTATTAACAGAAGTATACCTCATGACAAATACTTTGGCAGATGGTAAGAATATCGATTATATTCAGGATATTTCAGGTTATGAAAATGCCCTGATTACCAGTGACAGAATTAAAATTAAACAGATAATGATAAACTTACTGAGCAATGCCTTTAAATATTCCGACAAAGGTACTGTTAGCCTATCGTTAAATCAAGAAAATGATTTATATTCTATTAAGGTAACAGACCAGGGAATAGGAATCTCCCCAGAAAATCTTGATAACATCTTTGACGAGTTCAGACAGGTGGACGGTTCTTATACCAGAAAAGTAGGCGGAACCGGCCTTGGACTCTCAATTACAAAGAAGCTCATTGAAATGTTAGGCGGAAAGATAACTGTGACCAGTACCCTCAATGAGGGAAGCTGCTTTACCGTTACCTTACCTGTCAATTACAATGAAAACTACAAACCTTTAGATGATCATCTGGAAATCAGGCCTATAAAAACCGGTAAAAGAGTTGTCTGTATTGATGATGACTTTAATGTACAGAGACTCTATACTCAGTATCTTACTGAGCATAATTTTGAAGTAATTCGATTCAACGGTCAGGAAGATGTTGTTGATAAGATAATCGAGCTCATGCCGGATGTCATTATACTTGATATTATTCTTCCCTATAAAGACGGCTGGGAAATATTAAGCGAATTGAAAAACAATATCAAAACAAAGAAGATTCCTGTTATTATGGCTTCTGTATTAAGTGAAAAAAATCTGGCTTACCGGATGAAAGCCGATGAATATCTGATAAAACCGGTTACTCAGGAGGAACTCATAGACACCATTACAAGAACCATAACAAATATGGCAGATGCTGATATACTGATTGCTGATGACGATCCCAATTTCTTGAGCCTCATGGAGCAATTCTTAAAGGAGGAATCCCTTACTTACCGCTTTGCCATGGATGGAGAAGAAGCTATTAAGCAAGTCAAGCAGAAAAAACCGGATGTTCTTATTCTGGATTTGATGATGCCCAAAAAGGACGGTTTTACTGTTCTGGATGAAATAAGGAATAGCCCTGGTATCAGTGATACTCCTGTAATTATAGTAACTTCGAAGGACCTGACCAATAAAGAAAAGGAAGAACTATCATTACACGCCGGTATGGTCATACAAAAATCAGGCGTAATAATTGAACAGGTTATGGATGTATTATTAGCAAAAATCAAGGAGAAATCAAATAATGACAAAAAAAATTCTGCTAGTTGA
- a CDS encoding 4Fe-4S binding protein: protein MKRQKTRKLLITLSFFLFPITLFYFSPYLIIQGGAAGIISGSFLTFASLFLFSLFFGRAFCGWVCPAAGLQESLFPAVDKPVKGNIINRIKYFIWVPWLLGIIAAFYTAGGIHSVDFFYMTEHGISASSLPGIITYFGIVFLITILALLIGKRGMCHSICWMAPFMILGNKLRNALHIPGLRLQPEPSSCINCKQCNKKCPMSLDVNNMVTAGDMRNSECILCGECADICPKSAINLSFHNTKTPTSTEKIE, encoded by the coding sequence ATGAAAAGACAAAAAACAAGAAAATTGCTGATAACCCTATCCTTTTTCCTATTTCCGATAACTTTATTCTACTTCTCCCCCTACCTAATTATCCAGGGTGGTGCTGCCGGTATTATCTCAGGAAGTTTCCTGACCTTCGCTTCCCTTTTTCTCTTTTCCTTATTCTTTGGCAGGGCCTTTTGCGGATGGGTATGTCCTGCCGCAGGGTTACAGGAATCTTTATTTCCTGCCGTGGATAAGCCTGTTAAGGGCAATATAATAAATCGGATCAAATATTTCATTTGGGTTCCCTGGCTCCTTGGAATTATTGCAGCCTTCTATACCGCGGGAGGAATTCATTCAGTGGATTTTTTCTATATGACAGAGCATGGTATCTCCGCATCCTCCCTGCCCGGAATAATTACATATTTCGGTATTGTTTTCCTTATTACTATTCTGGCTCTCCTGATCGGAAAAAGAGGCATGTGTCATTCCATCTGCTGGATGGCTCCCTTTATGATACTTGGAAACAAACTAAGAAATGCTTTACATATACCCGGACTTCGTCTGCAGCCAGAACCTTCCTCCTGTATTAACTGTAAGCAGTGTAACAAAAAATGTCCCATGAGCCTTGATGTAAATAACATGGTTACTGCCGGAGACATGCGAAACAGTGAGTGTATTCTGTGCGGTGAATGTGCTGATATCTGCCCCAAGTCTGCAATCAATCTCTCATTCCATAATACTAAAACTCCCACATCTACCGAAAAAATAGAATAA
- a CDS encoding PadR family transcriptional regulator, producing MAKENTSMYIILGLLEHEDLSGYDIKKKIDFMISHFWEIGYGQIYPTLKTMEENGMITKKVSETSKGPEKNLYSITDSGREVLKEWLLLPEAKEYTKYEILVKLFFGKLVSEEENRKRIELFQERHLQNAAIMKMFRTNLEQVLKESEDHLYYYLTVLFGEKIYNAYIEWAKEAEELLGKKNENDNLHKGDNE from the coding sequence ATGGCAAAAGAAAATACATCTATGTATATCATCTTGGGATTATTAGAACATGAGGATTTAAGCGGTTATGATATTAAGAAAAAGATTGACTTTATGATAAGCCATTTTTGGGAAATTGGATATGGACAGATATATCCTACCCTTAAGACAATGGAAGAAAACGGGATGATAACAAAGAAAGTCAGTGAGACCAGCAAAGGGCCGGAGAAGAATCTTTATTCTATTACGGACAGCGGAAGAGAAGTCTTAAAAGAATGGCTTTTACTTCCGGAAGCAAAGGAATATACGAAATATGAAATCCTGGTAAAACTGTTCTTTGGAAAACTGGTATCAGAAGAAGAGAACCGAAAGCGTATTGAATTATTTCAGGAGCGCCATCTTCAGAATGCGGCTATTATGAAAATGTTTCGAACTAATCTGGAACAAGTACTAAAAGAGAGCGAAGACCATCTATATTATTATTTAACAGTCCTTTTTGGAGAAAAGATATACAATGCATATATCGAATGGGCAAAGGAAGCAGAGGAACTGCTAGGGAAAAAGAATGAAAATGATAACCTGCACAAAGGGGATAATGAATAG